From Amycolatopsis sp. YIM 10, the proteins below share one genomic window:
- a CDS encoding helix-turn-helix domain containing protein, with amino-acid sequence MTVSEQHRTEIRTETATYTVEATSMPEARVAVDVSAVGSQGEPVAEGRIELDAAAATTLATVLTRALRSAGALGRSGARSSGPRPARQGQPWSGTLDADLERRWLAGESVEVIAEAFGRSPGSIRARLPRVGCDPEAPGAYLPDPPSRREVTAMSP; translated from the coding sequence ATGACAGTTTCCGAACAGCACCGGACCGAGATCCGGACCGAAACCGCTACCTACACCGTCGAAGCCACGTCGATGCCGGAGGCACGCGTGGCGGTGGACGTCAGTGCCGTCGGGTCGCAGGGTGAGCCCGTCGCCGAGGGCCGCATCGAGCTCGACGCCGCGGCCGCGACCACGCTGGCCACCGTGCTCACCAGGGCACTGCGCTCGGCGGGCGCACTCGGGCGCTCGGGTGCGCGAAGCTCAGGCCCGCGCCCGGCGCGCCAGGGACAGCCTTGGTCGGGCACCCTCGACGCCGACCTGGAACGCCGCTGGCTGGCGGGGGAGTCGGTGGAAGTGATCGCCGAGGCCTTCGGCCGCAGCCCGGGCAGCATCCGGGCCCGCCTGCCGCGAGTCGGTTGCGATCCGGAGGCCCCCGGTGCCTACCTCCCCGACCCACCGAGCCGACGGGAGGTCACCGCCATGAGCCCGTAG
- a CDS encoding DNA alkylation repair protein encodes MRAELVAAARAGLAELADAEKAPQMQRYMKSAMPFRGVPSPARRKLANRVFRAHPLADVAEFTAAVLQLWREAAYREERYLAIDLTGHGAYRGWQSPGLLELYEELIVTGAWWDYVDEVAIRRVGPLLRADPGVLKPIMLKWAEDEDQWRRRTSIICQIGAKSGTDTELLALAIEASIAEPDFFLRKAIGWALRELAKTDPDWVLAFAENHGGLSPLSRREALKHLKN; translated from the coding sequence ATGCGCGCAGAACTGGTGGCGGCCGCCAGGGCCGGGCTCGCCGAGCTGGCCGACGCGGAGAAGGCACCGCAGATGCAGCGGTACATGAAGTCGGCGATGCCGTTCCGCGGGGTGCCCAGCCCGGCCCGGCGGAAGCTGGCGAACCGGGTGTTCCGCGCGCACCCGCTGGCCGATGTCGCGGAGTTCACCGCGGCCGTACTCCAGCTGTGGCGCGAGGCGGCCTACCGCGAGGAGCGCTACCTGGCGATCGACCTGACCGGGCACGGCGCCTACCGGGGCTGGCAGTCACCAGGGCTGCTCGAACTGTACGAGGAGCTGATCGTCACCGGGGCGTGGTGGGACTACGTGGACGAGGTGGCCATCCGCCGGGTCGGCCCGCTGCTGCGAGCCGATCCCGGCGTGCTGAAGCCGATCATGCTGAAGTGGGCCGAGGACGAGGACCAGTGGCGCCGCCGCACCTCGATCATCTGCCAGATCGGGGCGAAGTCCGGCACCGACACCGAGCTGCTCGCCCTGGCCATCGAAGCCAGTATCGCCGAGCCGGACTTCTTCCTGCGCAAGGCGATCGGCTGGGCCCTGCGGGAACTGGCGAAGACCGACCCGGACTGGGTACTGGCCTTCGCCGAGAACCACGGCGGCCTCTCCCCGCTGTCACGGAGGGAGGCGCTCAAACACCTGAAGAACTGA
- the pheT gene encoding phenylalanine--tRNA ligase subunit beta — protein MRVPVSWLTEHVELGEAVGPQELVDAFVRIGIEVDGVHSLDAVTGPLVIGRVVEIEELTEFKKPIRFCRVEVGEEHAPEEDGAGEPDPSAIKTRGIICGATNFAEGDLVVVALPGAVLPGGFAIGSRKTYGRISDGMICSARELGLGDDHSGILVLPPGTAGPGDDARAVVGLDDTVLELAPTPDRGYALSIRGLARELSNAFDAPFGDPGLSEVPVAEGEAWPVRIEDPEGCPRYVLRRVTGLDASAPTPWWLRRRLMLAGMRSISLAVDVTNYVMLELGHPLHAFDTTAIQGELVIRRAKPGEKLTTLDDAERELDGDDIVIADDSGVISLAGTMGGASTEITPESTDVLLEAAHWDPPSISRTSRRHKLFSEAAKRFERFTDPMLPPVAVELAARLLRQYGDGRIQPGRTDAGQVHPNAEITMPINLPDQVAGVRYDRGVTARRLAQIGCKVGIATSDDGAALVTAVPPSWRGDLVQPADLVEEVLRLEGYDSIPSELPTAPAGAGLTEAQRRRRTVSRSLAAAGYVEVLPFPFVAKSVWDAFGLPEDDVRRRALKVLNPLESEKDELATSLLPGLLETLQRNVSRGFRDVGLYQISQVVLPPEQPVAMPELGVRQRPADEELAALEAAVPAQPVHVAVVLTGHRERPGWWGKGEEASWADAVQAARTVAAAAGVELEPRAADLLPWHPGRCARLFVGDWPIGHAGELHPKVIEALGLPKRTVAMELDLDAIPLHERRPAPAVSPYPPVLQDVALVVDGSVPSAELAETLRAGGGELLEDVALFDVYSGEQVGEGKRSLAFKLRFRAADRTLKVEEATAARDAAVAAAADRFGATLRA, from the coding sequence GTGCGAGTTCCCGTCAGCTGGCTGACCGAGCACGTCGAACTCGGTGAGGCCGTCGGGCCGCAGGAGCTGGTCGACGCCTTCGTCCGGATCGGCATCGAGGTCGACGGCGTGCACTCGCTCGACGCGGTCACCGGTCCGCTGGTGATCGGCCGTGTGGTCGAGATCGAAGAGCTCACCGAGTTCAAGAAGCCGATCCGGTTCTGCCGGGTCGAGGTGGGCGAGGAGCACGCGCCGGAGGAGGACGGGGCCGGGGAACCGGACCCGTCCGCGATCAAGACGCGCGGCATCATCTGCGGCGCCACGAACTTCGCCGAGGGCGACCTGGTGGTGGTCGCGCTGCCGGGTGCGGTGCTGCCCGGCGGGTTCGCCATCGGCTCGCGCAAGACCTACGGCCGGATCAGCGACGGCATGATCTGCTCGGCCCGCGAACTGGGCCTCGGCGACGACCACTCCGGCATCCTGGTGCTGCCGCCCGGAACCGCCGGTCCCGGTGACGACGCCCGCGCGGTGGTCGGCCTCGACGACACCGTGCTGGAGCTGGCGCCGACCCCGGACCGCGGTTACGCGCTGTCGATCCGCGGCTTGGCCCGCGAACTGTCGAACGCCTTCGACGCGCCGTTCGGCGACCCCGGGCTCAGCGAGGTCCCGGTGGCCGAGGGCGAGGCCTGGCCGGTCCGCATCGAGGACCCGGAGGGCTGCCCGCGCTACGTGCTGCGCCGGGTCACCGGGCTGGACGCCTCCGCGCCGACGCCGTGGTGGCTGCGACGGCGGCTGATGCTGGCCGGGATGCGGTCGATCTCGCTGGCGGTGGACGTGACGAACTACGTCATGCTGGAGCTGGGCCACCCGCTGCACGCCTTCGACACCACCGCGATCCAGGGCGAGCTGGTCATCCGCCGGGCGAAGCCGGGCGAGAAGCTGACCACGCTGGACGACGCCGAACGCGAGCTCGACGGGGACGACATCGTCATCGCCGACGACTCCGGGGTGATCTCGCTGGCGGGCACCATGGGTGGCGCGAGCACGGAGATCACGCCCGAGAGCACCGACGTGCTGCTCGAGGCCGCGCACTGGGACCCGCCGTCGATCAGCCGGACCTCCCGGCGGCACAAGCTGTTCTCCGAGGCCGCCAAGCGGTTCGAGCGGTTCACCGACCCGATGCTGCCGCCGGTGGCGGTGGAGCTGGCCGCGCGGCTGCTGCGCCAGTACGGCGACGGCCGCATCCAGCCGGGTCGCACCGACGCCGGTCAGGTGCACCCGAACGCCGAGATCACCATGCCGATCAACCTGCCGGACCAGGTGGCCGGGGTGCGCTACGACCGCGGGGTCACCGCGCGCAGGCTCGCCCAGATCGGCTGCAAGGTCGGCATCGCCACTTCCGACGACGGCGCCGCGCTGGTCACCGCCGTGCCGCCGAGCTGGCGCGGCGACCTGGTGCAGCCCGCCGACCTGGTCGAGGAGGTGCTCCGGCTCGAGGGCTACGACAGCATTCCGTCGGAGCTGCCGACCGCGCCCGCCGGCGCCGGGCTGACCGAGGCCCAGCGCCGTCGCCGCACGGTTTCGCGTTCGCTCGCCGCGGCGGGCTACGTCGAGGTGCTGCCCTTCCCGTTCGTGGCCAAGTCCGTCTGGGACGCCTTCGGGCTGCCCGAGGACGACGTGCGCCGCCGCGCGCTGAAGGTGCTCAACCCGCTGGAGTCCGAAAAGGACGAACTGGCCACCTCGCTGCTGCCCGGTCTGCTGGAAACCTTGCAGCGCAACGTTTCCCGCGGGTTCCGCGACGTCGGCCTCTACCAGATCAGCCAGGTCGTGCTGCCGCCGGAGCAGCCGGTCGCGATGCCCGAGCTGGGTGTCCGGCAGCGCCCGGCCGACGAGGAACTGGCCGCGCTGGAGGCCGCCGTGCCCGCGCAGCCGGTGCACGTCGCCGTGGTGCTCACCGGGCACCGCGAGCGTCCGGGCTGGTGGGGCAAGGGCGAGGAGGCCTCGTGGGCGGACGCCGTGCAGGCGGCCCGCACCGTCGCCGCCGCGGCCGGCGTCGAGCTGGAGCCGCGGGCGGCGGATCTGCTGCCATGGCACCCCGGCCGCTGCGCCCGGCTGTTCGTCGGCGACTGGCCGATCGGGCACGCCGGTGAGCTGCACCCGAAGGTGATCGAAGCGCTCGGCCTGCCCAAGCGCACCGTGGCGATGGAGCTGGACCTCGACGCGATCCCGCTGCACGAGCGCCGCCCGGCGCCCGCGGTCTCGCCGTACCCGCCGGTGCTGCAGGACGTGGCACTCGTCGTCGACGGCTCGGTGCCCTCGGCCGAGCTGGCCGAGACCCTGCGCGCTGGTGGCGGCGAACTGCTCGAGGATGTCGCGCTGTTCGACGTCTACTCCGGTGAGCAGGTCGGCGAGGGCAAGCGCTCGCTCGCCTTCAAGCTGCGGTTCCGCGCTGCGGACCGCACGCTCAAGGTCGAAGAGGCCACCGCCGCCCGCGACGCCGCGGTGGCGGCCGCCGCCGACCGCTTCGGGGCCACCCTGCGCGCCTGA
- the pheS gene encoding phenylalanine--tRNA ligase subunit alpha has protein sequence MSEANDSQEPATADALAPETLQAAVKSADTDFAAAADLDALAASKPAHLGDNSPLMLARRQIGGLAKQEKAEAGKRVNEARQAIQGAFDARRAALQVERDERVLREETVDVTLPWEKVPAGARHPMTTLAERVADVFVGMGYEVAEGPELEAEWFNFDALNFGKDHPARQMQDTFYVGQEDSGLVLRTHTSPVQARTLLRRDLPVYVVCPGRTYRTDELDSTHTPVFHQVEGLAVDKGITMAHLKGTLDAFARAMFGERSKTRLRPHFFPFTEPSAEVDVWFEEKKGGPGWVEWGGCGMVNPNVLRACGVDPEVYSGFAFGMGLERTLQFRNGIPDMRDMVEGDVRFTLPFGTEA, from the coding sequence ATGTCCGAAGCCAACGACAGCCAGGAGCCGGCCACCGCCGACGCGCTGGCCCCGGAAACCCTGCAGGCCGCCGTCAAGTCCGCGGACACGGACTTCGCCGCGGCCGCGGACCTCGACGCCCTCGCCGCGAGCAAGCCGGCGCACCTGGGTGACAACTCCCCGCTGATGCTCGCCCGACGGCAGATCGGCGGCCTGGCCAAGCAGGAGAAGGCCGAGGCCGGCAAGCGGGTCAACGAGGCCCGCCAGGCCATCCAGGGCGCCTTCGACGCGCGCCGCGCCGCGCTGCAGGTCGAGCGGGACGAGCGCGTGCTGCGCGAAGAGACCGTCGACGTGACGCTGCCGTGGGAGAAGGTGCCCGCGGGCGCCCGGCACCCGATGACCACGCTCGCCGAGCGGGTGGCCGACGTTTTTGTCGGCATGGGCTACGAGGTCGCCGAGGGCCCCGAGCTGGAAGCCGAGTGGTTCAACTTCGACGCGCTGAACTTCGGCAAGGACCACCCCGCGCGCCAGATGCAGGACACCTTCTACGTCGGCCAGGAGGACTCCGGCCTGGTGCTGCGCACGCACACCTCGCCGGTGCAGGCCAGGACGCTGCTGCGCCGCGACCTGCCGGTCTACGTGGTCTGCCCCGGCCGCACCTACCGCACCGACGAGCTGGACTCCACCCACACCCCGGTGTTCCACCAGGTCGAGGGCCTCGCGGTGGACAAGGGCATCACCATGGCCCACCTCAAGGGCACGCTGGACGCCTTCGCGCGCGCCATGTTCGGCGAGCGCTCGAAGACCAGGCTGCGCCCGCACTTCTTCCCGTTCACCGAGCCGTCGGCCGAGGTGGACGTGTGGTTCGAGGAGAAGAAGGGCGGCCCCGGCTGGGTCGAGTGGGGCGGCTGCGGCATGGTCAATCCCAACGTGCTGCGGGCTTGCGGGGTCGATCCCGAGGTCTACTCCGGCTTCGCTTTCGGCATGGGCCTGGAGCGCACCCTGCAGTTCCGCAACGGCATCCCGGACATGCGCGACATGGTCGAGGGCGACGTCCGGTTCACCCTTCCCTTCGGAACGGAGGCGTAG